One Oncorhynchus keta strain PuntledgeMale-10-30-2019 chromosome 23, Oket_V2, whole genome shotgun sequence DNA segment encodes these proteins:
- the LOC118402311 gene encoding uncharacterized protein LOC118402311 has product MARTGRLMFSLISTGIIVVLLPEFLGAGPVRQNAKKEVSAVSSDVRSKRSLTVPIPVLKRLPDFWGWYKFFMDTGNQEGIEHLDKMYLTYLQNKHRSEEGPTFTHYLTHLSAIYKTCADSDDPECIAESTSKPKAKVVMPVPVKTTTVKVCNPYIDPYCPFPMIPEIAAPATVKAAPVPVLTPLPPHPQKTPTGFYYYAPVLEPFLTAEQKMELLRICNPDDTECLQYHLRAAYGYRPAPGPAPSYAALGCDPTEDPYCRPKLVKKAPSSFYHMYPTCDPATDPLCMASMAAPSPVAKEAPKEQQCNPLFDKGCNPLTATKFAGLAKPVLENTPKDKPAPSPLACDPRYDPFCLLGAAAALRKAPPMLPQYRIHSRLGVLGKTKEGHDCYVHYDKACTPLEASDEPNAPVAPQCHPYDFTCNGMSAPSPLTAEADKPKSGVILPDPDCDPEYDYSCRLRRAEDASAAAEPAAKEPKDEPVQQDAAPEYAVPQFEDFLRNYMAMDQYRKK; this is encoded by the exons ATGGCGCGGACAGGAAGGCTAATGTTTTCCCTCATATCCACCGGAATTATTGTAGTGTTATTGCCAG AGTTTCTGGGGGCCGGCCCGGTGAGGCAGAATGCAAAGAAGGAGG TATCTGCAGTATCCAGTGATGTCCGCAGCAAGAGGAGTCTTACCGTTCCCATTCCTGTCCTCAAGCGTCTTCCTGACTTCTGGGGATGGTACAAGTTCTTCATGGATACTGGTAACCAGGAAGGA ATAGAGCACCTGGACAAGATGTACCTGACCTACCTGCAGAACAAGCACCGTTCCGAGGAGGGTCCCACCTTCACCCATTACCTCACCCACCTCAGTGCTATCTACAAGACTTGTGCCGACTCCGACGACCCAGAGTGCATCGCCGAGTCCACCAGCAAGCCCAAGGCCAAGGTGGTGATGCCCGTGCCTGTCAAGACCACCACAGTCAAAGTATGTAACCCTTATATCGACCCCTACTGCCCCTTCCCCATGATCCCTGAGATTGCCGCCCCAGCGACAGTCAAGGCCGCCCCAGTGCCTGTCCTGACACCCCTCCCGCCGCACCCTCAGAAGACCCCCACAGGGTTCTACTACTATGCCCCAGTCCTGGAGCCCTTCCTCACCGCAGAGCAGAAGATGGAGCTGCTGCGCATCTGCAACCCCGACGACACCGAGTGTCTGCAGTACCACTTGCGTGCCGCCTATGGCTATAGGCCCGCTCCTGGACCTGCCCCGTCCTACGCCGCCCTGGGCTGCGATCCCACCGAGGACCCCTACTGCCGGCCAAAGCTAGTGAAAAAAGCCCCCTCCAGCTTCTACCACATGTACCCCACCTGCGACCCGGCCACCGATCCCCTGTGCATGGCTAGCATGGCGGCCCCATCTCCCGTTGCCAAGGAAGCCCCCAAGGAGCAGCAATGCAACCCCCTCTTCGACAAGGGCTGCAACCCCCTCACTGCCACCAAGTTTGCCGGCCTCGCCAAGCCCGTCCTGGAGAACACACCCAAAGACAAGCCGGCGCCCAGCCCTCTGGCGTGTGACCCGCGCTATGACCCATTCTGCCTGCTAGGTGCCGCCGCTGCCCTCCGTAAGGCTCCCCCCATGCTGCCCCAGTACCGGATCCACTCCCGCCTGGGCGTCCTTGGGAAGACCAAGGAGGGCCATGACTGCTACGTGCACTACGATAAGGCCTGCACACCCTTGGAGGCCAGTGATGAACCCAACGCCCCCGTCGCACCCCAATGCCACCCCTATGACTTTACCTGCAATGGAATGTCTGCCCCTTCTCCCCTCACCGCTGAGGCCGACAAGCCCAAGAGTGGCGTGATCCTGCCCGATCCTGACTGTGACCCCGAGTACGACTACAGCTGCCGCCTGCGTCGTGCTGAGGATGCCTCCGCCGCAGCGGAACCAGCGGCCAAGGAGCCCAAGGATGAGCCAGTGCAGCAGGATGCTGCCCCCGAGTATGCCGTCCCACAGTTTGAAGACTTCCTCAGAAACTACATGGCCATGGATCAGTACAGGAAGaagtaa